In Lotus japonicus ecotype B-129 chromosome 5, LjGifu_v1.2, one genomic interval encodes:
- the LOC130718403 gene encoding xyloglucan galactosyltransferase MUR3-like: MRRRSDQMERSAKNQISRVCCLASLSAFFWFFLLYFHFVILRGGHNNTNTNTNTNHYVESETKSTPVYVTDDPQVQAPPTKIGFTDSEPEVRKSDTESESESETTGHDEKNYPFMKAMRAAENKSDPCGGRYIYVHDLPSRFNEDMLKECKSLSLWTNMCKFTTNAGLGPPLENDEGVFSDTGWYATNQFAVDVIFSNRMKQYECLTNDSSVAAAVFVPFYAGFDIARFLWGYNISVRDAASVDLVDWLMKRPEWSIMNGRDHFLVAGRITWDFRRLSEEESDWGNKLLFLPAAKNMSMLVVESSPWNANDFGIPYPTYFHPANDADVFSWQDRMRRLERKWLFSFAGAPRPDNPKSIRGQLINQCKSSRVGKLLECDFGESKCHSPSSIMQMFQSSLFCLQPQGDSYTRRSAFDSMLAGCIPVFFHPGSAYTQYFWHLPKNYTKYSVFIPEDDIRKRNVSVEERLSQIPPEQVKIMREEVISLIPRLVYADPRSKLETLKDAFDVAVQAIIDKVANLRKDIIEGHIDENFIEENSWKYALLDEGQHEVGAHEWDPFFSKPKDGSG, from the coding sequence ATGAGGCGCCGCTCTGACCAAATGGAAAGATCAGCAAAGAACCAGATTTCCCGGGTATGCTGTTTAGCATCATTGTCTGCATTCTTCTGGTTCTTTCTCTTGTACTTCCATTTTGTTATCCTTAGAGGAGGACATAATAATACCAATActaatactaatactaatcaTTATGTTGAGAGTGAGACCAAATCAACACCTGTTTATGTAACTGATGATCCTCAAGTTCAAGCCCCTCCTACAAAGATTGGCTTCACTGATTCTGAACCCGAGGTTCGAAAGAGTGAtactgagagtgagagtgagagtgagactACTGGCCATGATGAGAAGAATTACCCTTTTATGAAAGCAATGAGAGCTGCTGAAAATAAGAGTGATCCATGTGGGGGGAGGTATATTTATGTGCATGATCTTCCGTCGAGGTTTAACGAGGACATGTTGAAGGAGTGTAAGAGTTTGAGTCTTTGGACTAACATGTGTAAGTTCACAACCAATGCTGGCCTTGGGCCGCCGCTTGAGAATGATGAAGGGGTGTTCTCTGATACTGGCTGGTATGCCACGAATCAGTTTGCTGTTGATGTGATATTCAGTAACCGGATGAAGCAGTATGAGTGCTTGACGAATGATTCGTCTGTTGCTGCTGCGGTTTTCGTTCCCTTTTATGCGGGGTTTGATATTGCGCGTTTCCTTTGGGGGTATAATATTTCTGTGAGGGATGCGGCTTCGGTTGATCTGGTTGACTGGCTTATGAAGAGGCCAGAGTGGAGCATCATGAATGGGAGAGATCATTTTCTTGTTGCGGGAAGGATAACGTGGGATTTCCGGAGATTATCTGAGGAAGAGTCAGACTGGGGAAATAAGCTTCTGTTTTTACCGGCAGCGAAGAATATGTCGATGCTTGTGGTCGAGTCCAGCCCCTGGAATGCAAATGATTTTGGGATTCCATATCCTACATACTTCCACCCTGCAAATGATGCCGATGTATTCAGTTGGCAGGACAGAATGAGACGGTTAGAGAGGAAGTGGCTTTTCTCTTTTGCTGGAGCTCCCAGACCTGACAACCCAAAATCAATCAGGGGTCAATTAATTAACCAATGCAAATCGTCACGCGTTGGTAAGCTGTTGGAATGTGACTTTGGTGAAAGCAAATGTCATTCTCCCAGCAGCATAATGCAGATGTTTCAAAGCTCGCTTTTCTGCCTGCAACCCCAGGGTGATTCATACACCAGAAGATCTGCATTTGATTCAATGTTAGCTGGTTGCATACCTGTCTTCTTCCATCCTGGTTCAGCATATACACAATATTTTTGGCATCTCCCCAAGAATTATACCAAGTATTCTGTCTTCATCCCAGAGGATGATATTCGGAAGAGGAATGTCAGTGTAGAGGAAAGGCTTAGTCAGATACCTCCTGAGCAAGTGAAAATTATGAGAGAAGAGGTCATTAGTCTTATTCCAAGACTGGTATATGCCGACCCTCGCTCCAAGTTAGAAACTCTTAAAGATGCATTTGATGTTGCTGTTCAAGCTATAATTGACAAGGTTGCAAATTTGAGGAAGGATATTATTGAAGGCCATATTGATGAGAACTTTATTGAGGAGAACAGTTGGAAATATGCTTTGTTGGATGAGGGACAGCATGAGGTCGGAGCTCACGAATGGGATCCTTTCTTCTCAAAACCAAAGGATGGTAGTGGTTGA